Within the Streptomyces vilmorinianum genome, the region CAAGGGTGCGGCCGGTCTTATGGGGGAGCGAGCACTTTGAGCCCCACCAGCCCGACCACCAGCCCCGCGTCCCCGGCCTTCTCCGGTCATGGAAGCGTCACCTTCCTCGGCGCCGGACCAGGCGACCCCGGACTGCTGACACTCCGGGCCGTCGAAGCCCTCTCCGGCGCGGACGTCCTGATCGCCGAGCCGGAGGTGCTCGAAGTAGTCCGCTGCCATGCGCGCGCGGGCGTGAGCACGCCTGAGCTGACGGTTGTTGACGAGGCGTCAACAACCGCCGGTGTCCCCGTGTTGAGGGATGCGACCAATCTTGTCATGGAGGCCGCGCGGGGCGGCAAGCGGGTCGTCCGTGCGGTGACCGGCGACCCCGGCCTCGACGGGAACGCAGGTCAGGAGATGCTGGCCTGCGCCGCCGAGGGCATCCCCTTCGAGGTCGTGCCCGGTGTCGCCACCGCGGTGGGCGTACCCGCGTACGCCGGTGTCCCGCTGCGCGACGCGCAGGGCACCGATGTGCGGTTCGTGGACGCCCGTACCGCCGACGACCGGTGCTGGGCCGAGGTCGGTGCCTCGGACGGCACCGTGGTCGTGTCCACCTCGCTGGACGCGGTGGCGGCGGCGGCCGGAGAGCTGGTGGCGGCAGGCCGTAAGCCGGACACCCCGCTCACCGTGACCATCGGCGGCACGACGACCCGGCAGCGGACCTGGACCGCGACGCTCGGCACGATCGCCCAGGTCTTCAAGCAGGGCAAGGTGCTCCCCTCGCCCGAGGGACACCGGCACGTGATAGCCGTGGTCGGCGAGCGCAGCGCCCCGGCGCAGCGGGACCAGCTGGCGTGGTTCGAGTCGAAGCCGCTCTTCGGGTGGCGGGTGCTCGTGCCGCGTACGAAGGAACAGGCCGCGTCGCTCTCCGACCAGTTGCGTTCGTATGGTGCGGTGCCGCACGAGGTGCCGACGATCGCCGTCGAGCCGCCGCGGACGCCGCAGCAGATGGAGCGTGCGGTCAAGGGTCTGGTGACCGGCCGCTACGAGTGGATCGCCTTCACGTCGGTCAACGCGGTGAAGGCGGTGCGGGAGAAGTTCGAGGAGTACGGGCTCGACGCGCGGGCCTTCGCCGGGATCAAGGTGGCGGCGGTCGGCGAGCAGACGGCCGCGGCGCTCGTGGACTTCGGTGTGAAGCCGGACCTGGTGCCGAGCGGTGAGCAGTCGGCGGCGGGGCTCCTGGAGGACTGGCCGCCGTACGACCCGGTCTTCGACCCGATCGACCGCGTCTTCCTGCCGCGGGCCGATATCGCGACGGAGACGCTGGTCGCGGGGCTCATCGAGCTCGGGTGGGAGGTCGACGACGTGACCGCCTACCGGACGGTGCGGGCGTCGCCGCCGCCGGCGGACACGCGCGAGGCGATCAAGGGCGGTGGCTTCGACGCGGTGCTGTTCACGTCGTCGTCGACCGTGCGGAATCTGGTCGGGATCGCCGGGAAGCCGCACAACGTGACGGTCATCGCCTGTATCGGTCCTGCGACCGCGAAGACGGCGGAGGAGCACGGGCTGCGGGTCGACGTGCTGTCGCCTGAGCCGTCGGTGCACAAGCTGGCGGAGGCGCTGGCGGACTTCGGTCTGCGGCGGCGGGCGGCGGCGCTGGAGGCGGGCGATCCGGTGACGCGGCCGAGCGAGCGGCGGCCGGGCGCGCGGCGGCGGCGGACGACGTAGTCGGCAGCTCGGGGTGCGGGGCCTTGTCGGGGTCCCGCACCCCGGTGCGGTAGGGGCACCTGGAGCGGACGCGCCCGCAAGGGCGCCGGGGTCCGGCAAGGTGTCGGTAAAAGGGGGATTCCCGCGGGCGTAGCCTCGGGCGTATGAACTCGTACGGAACCTTTCCCGGGGCGCGGCCGCGGCGGCTGCGGACGACTCCTGCCATGCGGCGGATGGTGGCCGAGACGCGGCTGAGCCCGGCCGATCTGATCCTTCCCGCGTTCGTGCGGGAGGGCATCGGCGAGCCCGTGCCGATCGCCGCGATGCCCGGCGTGGTGCAGCACTCGCGGGACACCCTGCGCAAGGCCGCCGTGGAGGCGCTGGAGGCCGGGGTCTCCGGGATCATGCTGTTCGGCGTGCCGCAGGACGAGAAGAAGGACGCGGCCGGTACGGCCGGCACGGATCCGGACGGGATCCTGCAGGTCGCGATCAGGGACGTGAAGGCCGAGGTCGGCGACGATCTGGTGATCATGTCCGACCTCTGTCTCGACGAGTACACCGACCACGGGCACTGCGGGGTCCTGGACGAGAACGGGCGCGTCGACAACGACGCCACGCTGGAACGGTACGCCGAGATGGCGCAGGTCCAGGCCGACGCCGGCGTCCACGTCGTGGGGCCGTCCGGGATGATGGACGGCCAGGTCGGGGTGATCCGCGACGCGCTGGACACCATCGGCAAGGAGGACGTGTCGATCCTCGCGTACACCGCGAAGTACTCCTCCGCCTTCTACGGCCCCTTCCGCGAGGCCGTCGCCTCGTCTCTGCAGGGTGACCGCAAGACGTACCAGCAGGACCCGGCCAACATCCGCGAGTCGCTGCGGGAGCTGGCGCTGGACCTGGAGGAGGGCGCCGACATGGTGATGGTGAAGCCCGCGGGTCCCTACCTGGACGTGCTCGCGAAGGTCGCCGACGCCGTGGACGTGCCGGTCGCCGCGTACCAGATCAGTGGTGAGTACGCGATGGTCGAGGCCGCGGCCGAGAAGGGCTGGATCGACCGCGACAAGGCCATCTTCGAGACGCTGACCGGGATCAGGCGCGCGGGTGCGCAGATGGTCCTCACCTACTGGGCCACCGAGGTCGCCCAGAAGCTCAGCCGCGGGGTCTGACGACTCCTCGACAGGGACGGAACCGCAGGGCGGTTCCGTCCCCTTCGTCTTCGTGGGCCGTGAGGACGTGGACGCGCTTGCCGTCCTCGCTGCGGTGGAAGTGCCGGGCGACGCCGGCCTCGCCGGCCTCGGAGGGGGTGGAGGTGCTGAGGCTGCGTATGGGGCGGCCCGGGAGGGTCTCGCGGAGCACCACCGTGCGGTCGTAGGTGTAGCGGCCGGGCGGGCCCACCGTGATGAGGGCGTGGACGGAGTCGGCGATCGCCCGCTGGTTGGCGGGGTCGGCGGTGAAGGCCAGGTGGGCCGCCGCGTCCGTCCACTGGGCGATGTTGAGGATCGTGCGCCCGTCGGAGCCCGCCAGGCAGTGGCGGGCGAGGAAGGCCTCCGGCAGCCGGGCCCGCGCCCAGGTGTCGATGACACCGTCCATCACGATCCGCTGCCGCTCGGCGTCCTCCGTCTGCCATTCGGAGATCAGGACGAGACCGGCGTCCGGGCGGCCGAAGGAGGGGAGGCCGCCGGACTCCACGATCCCCGTTTCCCTTAATTCGTTAGTCATGACTAACAGTTTGGGTCGTCGATACCGACCGCGCAAGCGAATTAACGGACCGTGAGCACCCTGCGCGAGCTACGCACCGATTGGTGAGGAGGGGCCGGGCGGCGCACCCTGGAAGTACCTCAGGAGGTGGTCCTCATGATGCACACGCTCGTCGGATGGCACATCGAGATGGAATTCCAGGAGGACGGCGACCGGACGAGGGCGGCCGCCATGGTGCGGCTCGGTGACGGCACCGAGTTCCGGGCCCAGGGCAACGCCCACCGGCACCCGTCCGACCCGGAACAGCTGCGGGTGGGCGAGGAGATCGCGGGCGCACGCGCGCTCATGGATCTCGCCTCGCAGCTGCTCCAGAAGGCACACACGGAGATCGACGAGGTGTCAGGCAGGACATCCCGGCCGATCCGCTGACCCTCCGGCCCGCCCCTTCGCCGCCACCGTCACGCCGCCCCACGAGCAGGGGCGGTCGTGACGGCCGCGGTGACGATCTCCCCTGGATTCCTCACTGACCGTTGATCAGGTCGATCACGATCGCGGCACAGGCGATCAGCACCGCCAGGGCCGCAGCGTCGGTGACGCGGCTGCTCGACATGGGTCACACCCTGCGGGGCCGGCTGATCGCACCGCAATCCCCAGGGGACAATGAGGGAAGCCGGAACGCTCGCGCTTGCTGTGACCTGGGGGGATGGTCTTCCCCTGGAACGCGTTCCTGGGACGGCGAGGCGAGGGGGAGCGGGCGCGTGGCGGCAGGGACGGACGATTTCGCAGAGCTGGTGCGCGGGCTGAAGGAGCGATCCGGGCTCAGCTACGGCGCGTTGGCGAAGAAGCTCCACGTCAGCACGTCGACACTGCACCGGTACAGCAACGGCGACGCCGTGCCGACCGAGTTCGCCCCCGTGGAACGGCTGGGCCGGCTGTGCGGGGCCTCCCGCGACGAACTGATCCGGCTGCACCGCAGTTGGATCCTGGCCGACGAGGCCCGCCGACGGGGGAAGGCCACACCGGCTGTTCAGGAGCCGGAGCCAGAGCCGGAGCCGGAGCCAGAGGCGGACCCCGAGGCGGACCCCGAGGCGGACCCCGAGACCGTGATCACCGGTGAGTCGCCGCGGCCCGCGCCCGGCGCTCCCGCTCCCCGCTCCCGCAAGCGCCTGCGCATGGCTCTGGCCGCGACCGCCGTCGTCGCGCTCGCCGTGCCCGTCGCGTACGCCGTCGGCAGCCCGGACGAACGGACCGGCGACAACGCGGCAGGGACCACCACCCCGCCCCCCGTGAGCGTCGGCATCAGCTCGTACAACTGGGCAGGGGCCTGCGGCGAGTTCTACGCCCTCGACCAGGAGCCCGGCCAGGTCCCGGCCCCGCCCGCCCCGCAGGACACCCGAGGCTGGGCGCGCGAGCTCGGCGGTGTCGACGGAGGCCAGACGGAGCTCCAGCTCACCGTGACCGGCCGCACCGACGAGGCCGTGGTCCTCGGCGCCGTGCGCGTACGGGTGGTGGAGCGCGGCGCGCCCCTGGACCGGGACGCGTACGCGATGGGCGACGGCTGCGGCAGCGGTCTCGTCCCGCAGACCTTCGACATCGACCTCGATGCGCCGCGCCCCTTCGCGAAGCCGGTCGCGGGCATCGACGGCGACGGGGTCGTCCCGGCCAAGGACTTCCCGTACAAGGTCTCCACCAGCGACCCCCAGGTCCTCAACCTCCACGTGCATACCGAGGAGCACGTCGCCGCCTGGTACCTGGAGGTGGAGTGGAGCAGCGGCGAGCGGCGCGGGACGGTCCGCGTCGACGACGGGGGCAAGCCGTTCCGTACGAGCGCGACCGAGGGGAAGAAGACGTACAGCTACCACCCCGGCAGGGGCGCGTGGCTGTCCTGACGGGGAACCCGGTCATACGGCGAAGGCCCCGGCACCGTACGAGACGGTGCCGGGGCCTTCGGCCATATGCCTGGCTGCCTGCCGGACGTGTCAGAGACGCTCGGGCGTCCGGATGCCCAGCAGGGCCATGCCCTGGTGGAGCGTCCGGGCCGTGAGGTCGCAGATGAAGAGGCGGTTCTCCGCGATCTCCTTCGGCGGCTCCGGCTTGATGACCGGGCACTGGTCGTAGAACGTCGTGTACAGCGAGGCGAGCTGGTACAGATACGCGGCCAGCTTGTGCGGGGCGTACTCGGCAGCGGCCTCGGCCACGGTTTCGCCGAACTGGTCCAGGTGGAGGCCGAGTGCGCGCTCCGCCGGGGCCAGCTCCAGCTCGGGGTGGGCGACCGGCGTGCGGTCACCCGCCTTGCCGAAGATCGACTTGATGCGCGCGTACGCGTACTGGAGGTACACCGACGTGTCGCCGTTCAGCGACACCATCTGGTCCAGGTCGAACTTGTAGTCCCGCGCCGCCGACGTCGACAGGTCCGCGTACTTCACCGCGCCGATACCCACCTGGGCACCCCGCTCGGCGATCTCGTCCTCGGTCAGGTCACGCGCCTTCTCGCGGACCACGGACGCGGCCCGGTCGATCGCCTCGTCCAGCAGGTCCACCAGCCGGACCGTCTCGCCCTCACGGGTCTTGAACGGCTTGCCGTCCTTGCCGAGCACCGTGCCGAAGGCCAGCTGGACGGCCTTGACCTCGTCGTTCAGCCAGCCGGCCCGGCGGGCCGTCTCGAAGACCATCTTGAAGTGCAGGGACTGGCGGGCGTCGACCACGTACAGCAGGGTCGTCGCCTTCAGGTTCCGCACGCGGTCACGGATCGCGGACAGGTCGGTGGCCGCGTAGCCGAAGCCGCCGTCGGACTTCTGGACGATCAGCGGCGTCGGGTTGCCGTCCGGGCCCTTGACGTCGTCGAAGAAGACGCACAGCGCGCCCTCGGAGCGCACCGCGACGCCCGACTCCTCGAGGATCCGGCAGGTCTCCACCAGCACGTCGTTGTAGCCGGACTCGCCGACGACGTCGGGGTCCTGGATGTCCATGTCGAGCTTGTCGAAGACCGAGTAGAAGTAGATCTTCGACTCGTCCACGAACCGCTGCCACATGGCCAGCGTCTGCTCGTCGCCCGCCTGCAGGTCGACGACACGCGCCCGTGCACGGGTCTTGAACTCCTCGTCGGAGTCGAAGAGCGCGCGCGAGGCCTTGTAGAGCCGGTTGAGGTTCGACATGGCCTCCTCGCCGGAGACCTCCTCCTCCGACTTGTGGTCCAGCTCGTGCGGGTGCTCCATCAGGTACTGGATGAGCATGCCGAACTGGGTGCCCCAGTCGCCGATGTGGTGGCGGCGGACCACCTTCTCGCCCGTGAACTCCAGGATCTCGACCATCGCGGCGCCGATCACGGCGGAGCGGAGGTGGCCGACGTGCATCTCCTTGGCCACGTTCGGCTGCGCGTAGTCGATCACCGTCGTGCCGGCGTTCCGCGCGAGCGGCACGCCGAGGCGGTCGTCGGCGGCGCGGGCGGCGAGGGTCTTGATGATCGCCTCGTCCGTGACCGTGATGTTCAGGAAGCCGGGGCCCGAGACCTCGATCTCCTTCAGCACGTCGTTCGCCGGGATGCCGTCGACGACCTTCGTCGCCAGCTCACGCGGGTTGCCCTTGAGCTGCTTGGCGAGGGCCAGGATGCCGTTGGCCTGGAAGTCGGCCCGGTCGCTTCGTCGCAGCAGCGGGTCGGCGGAACCGGCCTCCGGCAGGGCTGCCGAGAGACCTTCCGCGAGACGCTGCTGCACGGTCGAAGCGAGGGAAGGGACCGAGGCCATGAGCTTCCGTTCCTGTTGTCGAAGTGAAGGAGGGCTATTTCGCTTGTCAAGTGTCCCATGGGTGGGCAACGTGTTTTCTCCACCTGTGGACAACCTCGGAGTGGCTCGTTTCGTCTGGGACAATGACTGACGTAGGGCTGTAAGGCTTTGAGAGATTCCAGAAAGAAGGACGTACCGACCGTGGCTCAGAGCAGCACCGAGACCGACTGGGTCTCCCGTTTCGCGGACGAGGTCATCGCCGAGTCGGAGCGACGTGCGCCTGGCAAACCGGTCGTCGTCGCCTCCGGACTCTCCCCCTCCGGCCCGATCCACCTGGGCAACCTCCGCGAGGTCATGACCCCGCACCTCGTCGCCGACGAGATCCGGCGGCGCGGGTACGAGGTCCGGCACCTCATCTCGTGGGACGACTACGACCGGTACCGCAAGGTGCCCAACGGCGTCGCGGGCGTCGACGCGACCTGGGCCGAGCACATCGGCAAGCCGCTGACCTCGGTCCCGGCCCCCGCCGGCTCGCCGTACGCGAACTGGGCGGAGCACTTCAAGGCCGCCATGGTCGAGTCGCTGGCCGAGCTGGGCGTCGAGTACGACCCGATCAGCCAGACGGAGCAGTACACGGCGGGCGCCTACCGCGAGCAGATCCTGCACGCGATGAAGCACCGCGGTGACATCGACGCGATCCTCGACCAGTACCGGACGAAGAAGGCGCCGAAGAAGCAGTCGCAGAAGCCCGTCGACGAGGCCGAGCTGGAGGCCGAGGAGGGCTCGGGCGCGGCCAGCGAGGACGACGGCTCGGGCGGCGCCGGGGGCTACTTCCCGTACAAGCCCTACTGCGGGCAGTGCGAGAAGGACCTCACGACCGTCACGTCGTACGACGACGAGACCACCGAGCTGGCCTACACCTGCACGGACTGCGGCTTCTCCGAGACCGTCGAGCTGAGCGAGTTCAACCGCGGCAAGCTGGTCTGGAAGGTCGACTGGCCGATGCGCTGGGCGTACGAGGGCGTGATCTTCGAGCCCTCGGGCGTGGACCACTCCTCCCCCGGCTCGTCGTTCGTCGTCGGCGGCCAGATCGTGCGCGAGATCTTCGACGGCGTGCAGCCGATCGGCCCGATGTACGCCTTCGTCGGCATCAGCGGCATGGCCAAGATGTCCTCCTCGAAGGGCGGCGTGCCCACCCCGGCGGACGCGCTGAAGATCATGGAGGCGCCGCTGCTGCGCTGGCTGTACGCGCGCCGCAGGCCGAACCAGTCCTTCAAGATCGCCTTCGACCAGGAGATCCAGCGGCTCTACGACGAGTGGGACAAGCTGGAGGCCAAGGTCGCCGACGGCTCCGTGCTGCCGGCCGACGCGGCCGCGTACGCGCGTGCCGCCCGCACCGCCGCCGGTGAGCTGCCGCGCACCCCGCGCGCGCTGCCGTACCGGACGCTGGCCTCGGTCATGGACATCACTGCCGGGCATGACGAGCAGACCCTGCGGATCCTGACCGAGCTCGACCCGGAGAACCCGGTCACGTCCCTGGACGAGGTCCGTCCGCGCCTGGACCGCGCCGAGAACTGGATCACCACCCAGGTCCCGGCCGACCAGCGCACCATCGTCCGCGACGAGCCGGACACCGAGATCCTCGGCTCCCTCGACGACCAGGGCCGCGAATCGCTGCGCATGCTCCTGGACGGCCTGGACACGCACTGGTCCCTGGACGGCCTGACCACGCTCGTCTACGGCGTCCCGAAGGTCATGGCCGGTCTCGACCCCGAGGCCAAGCCGACCCCGGAGCTGAAGGTCGCCCAGCGCGCGTTCTTCGCTCTGCTCTACAAGCTCCTGGTGAGCCGCGAGACGGGCCCGCGCCTGCCGACGCTGCTGCTGGCGGTCGGGGCCGAGCGGGTGCGGAAGCTGCTCGGCGCGTAGCGCCGCCGCACGGACAGCGCGAAGGGCCGCCACCCGATGCCGGGTGGCGGCCCTTCGCGCTGTCCGCGTCCCGTGGCCTACGGGATGTGGTTCTCCTGCATCTCCAGCTCGATGCGGTGGCGCAGGCGCGGGGTCAGCTCCCGCAGGAGCGACGCGCTGCGCGGGTGCCGCACGCCGTACGTGTCGCTGAGCCATATGTCGAGCTGCTCGGCGTTGGGGAAGTCCTGCCGCTCCTCGACGTAGTGCCACATCGCCTTGTAGGCAGCCTCGGTGAACTCGTCCACCGGCGGCTCCGGCTCGACGTACTCCTCGACGTGCTCCTCGGCGTATTCGGGGTGCTCCGGGTGCTCCGGGAACCCCGGGTGCTCGGCGTACTCCTCGAAGTGCTCAGGGCCGTCCATGTACTCGGGGGCGTAGTCACCCTCGTACGCCTCCGGCGGCAGCTGCTGCGCGGCGAACCACGGGCTGTCGTGGTTCGCGGGGACCTCCTGCGCGACCTCGACCGGGACCGGGGCCGGGGCCGGACCCTGGGCCTGGCCTTGGCCCTGGGGCAGCTGCGGCTGGACCTGTACGGCCTGGACCTGCGCGGCCTGGAGCTGCCCGGCCTGGAGCTGCCCGGCCTGGACCTGCACCGGGACCTCGACCGGCTGGGCGACCGTCGGCTGCGGTGGGATCAGCATCGGCTCCACCCCCGCCGCCGCGAGCCCCGCCGCCGCAGTCTCCGCCAGCGGCACGCCGTACTTCGCCAGCCGCAGCGGCATCAGCGCCTCCACCGGAGCCTTGCGCCGCCACGCCCGCCCGAACCGCGCCTGCAGCCGGGCCTGGTATATGAGCCGGTCCTGCTCCAGCTTGATGACCTGCTCGTACGAGCGCAGCTCCCACAGCTTCATCCGCCGCCACAACCGGAACGTCGGAATCGGCGACAGCAGCCACCGCGTGATCCGCACGCCCTCCATGTGCTTGTCCGCCGTGATGTCGGCGATCCGGCCCACCGCATGGCGCGCCGCCTCGACCGCGACCACGAACAGCACCGGGATCACCGCGTGCATACCGACACCCAGCGGGTCCGGCCAGGCGGCCGCGCCGTTGAACGCGATCGTCGCCGCGGTCAGCACCCATGCCGTCTGACGCAGCAGCGGGAACGGGATCCGGATCCAGGTCAGCAGCAGGTCCAGCGCGAGGAGCACACAGATACCGGCGTCGATGCCGATCGGGAAGAAGTACGAGAAGGTGCCGAAGCCCTTCTCCACGGCGAGCTCGCGCACGGCGGCGTACGAACCCGCGAAGCCGATCCCGGCGATGATCACCGCACCGGCGATGACCACACCGATCAGCATCTTGTGCGTGCGTGTCAGCTGCACCGCGGCCACCCGCGATCCCCTCCCCGTCAATCTCGACATCTAGCGGGCACAGCGTGGCACACGCGCGAGGAGCCCGACCCCCGGGGGAGGGACGGACTCCTCGAAAACCTGCGCAAATGCGGGTGTTCGCGACCCGCTGCCGCTACACCGTTACGCGTTCGCCGCCGCGACCGCCGCGACCGCCTCCTTGGCGGCCTTCAGCGCGCCTTCCATCATCGCCTTGTCCGCGGGCGCGGCCGCCCCCGCGTAACCGGCGCCGTTGTACGTGAGCAGCACCAGAACATTGCCCGTACGCGCCACGACCGAGGCGTACTTGAAGTCCTCGCCCGTCTTCTTCAGCTCGTAGGCGACGGCCTTCGACTGCTCGCCCACGCCCGGCGCGTCCGTGGTGCGCAGCTTCTTGGCGCCCTCGGTCGCCTGCAGCTTGGCGAGCTCCTTGGTGAAGTTGTCCTGGGCGCGCTCCTGGCCGCTGCCCAGGGAGGCGTCCGACTCGTAGCGGTAGAAGGAGACGTCGAGCCAGCGGTACTGCGAGCCCTTCACGCCCTTGTCGTCGAGGCCGTTCCACGAGCAGCCGCCGCGGCTGGTGGTGTCGCTGGAGTTGGCCGTCGTACCGTTCTTCGCCTTCGCCTTGGGCACCAGGCTCGCGGTCGTCTTCGCGGAGATCGACTTGCAGACGTCGGGCAGCTTCGCGAACTTCGCGGGCTCGACCGTCTTCGTCGACTGCTGGGCGCTGGGGGCGGCGGACGCCGAACCCTTGCCCTTGTCCGGGGAACCGCTGTCGGAGTCCGAGGAGCAGCCGGCGACGACGAGCATCACCGGGACGGCTGCGCAGGCGAGTATGCGAGTGAGTCGCGGGGCTGATCGGTGCATGGTTCCTTCAGTCGCTAGTCGTACGGTCCGGCCGGCGGCCACGGTACGCCGAGGCACGCCGACACGTTACGTGGTCCCGGCGCGCTCACGGAGCGGATCCGCCCGGCTACGCCTCCAGGCGCTCGGCGAGCAGACGGGCCAGGTTCTGGGCCTTTTCCTGCAGTTCCCGGCTGTCGGGGGCCTCCGCGGAACCGGTCGTCTGCTCCGCGTACTCGACCGTCACGATCACGTTGGATGTGCGGAACACCACGCTCACGGTGCGGTGCCGGCCGTTCGATCCACCGGTGCTGAGGGTGTCGTCGAGGAACGCGACCTGCCCGAGGCCGACCAGGACACGGGGCTCCAGACCGGTGGTGGGGATGCCCGGGTCGGGGGAGCCGGTGGCGGTGGAGGGGCTGGAAGGGCTGGTGGAGCCGGACGGCTGCGCGGGAGGTGTGGTGCCGGTGCTCGTGGGGGCCTGGGGCGGCGGGGTCGGCTTCGGGGGCTGCGGGAGGTCCGCCGCGACCTGCTTGCCGGAGAACACCTGCTGCGCGCGGTCGTCGTCGCTGACGGCCGGGTCGTACGACACGACCCGCTCGATGTCGAGACGCAGCCGGTGCGAGACGTCCGGGGCGTCGGCCTTCCAGCTGCACCCGACACGGCGGTCGTTGTCGTACGTGACGGCGGCGGTGCCGCGGTACGCCCTGTCGCGTTCCGCGTCGGGAAGCTGGGCGACGCCCGGCAGCAGGTCCCTGAGGGTGGCCTGCTGGACCGAGCCGCAGGGCTCGAAGAGCGTGCGGTAGCGGCCGGGGGGCGCGGCGGGGGCGGCGACGCCGGCCTTGGAGTCGACGGCGGCGGTGCCGGTTTCGGTCCCGGAGGAGCATCCGGTGAGGCCCAGGACGAGCGCGGCTGCGAGCGCTGTCAGACCGGGTACGTACGCCTGTCGCTGCACGCTGCCAGGCTCCCTTCTCCCGAGGACTTCCCCGAAAACTGTTTGCCGCCGCGGTGTGGTCGACAGACACAATGTCTATCGCACGCGCTGCCGTCGATGCCGGTCCGTTGTCACCTGTACGGGCCTTGGCGCCGGTTTTTGCGTTATCAGGCTTTTTTGGGGGATCGAGGAAGTATGTCGTATGTAGAGGTACCGGGTGCGAAGGTGCCCATCCGGATGTGGACCGATCCTTCCACGGTGGAGGGCGGCGCCATGCAGCAGCTCCGGAACGTGGCCACACTGCCGTGGATCAAGGGCCTGGCCGTGATGCCGGACGTGCACTACGGCAAGGGCGCGACGGTCGGCTCGGTGATCGCGATGCACGGGGCGGTCTGCCCGGCGGCGGTCGGGGTGGACATCGGCTGCGGCATGTCCGCGGTCAGGACGTCGCTGACGGCGAACGACCTGCCGGGTGACCTCTCGCGGCTGCGCTCGAAGATCGAGCAGGCGATTCCGGTGGGGCGGGGGATGCACCGGGAGATGGTGGACCCGAAGCGGCTGTTCCAGTTTCCGGCGGCGGGGTGGGACGACCTTTGGTCGCGGTTCGACGGGATCGCGGATGCGGTCAAATCCCGCCATGAACGTGCCGAAAAGCAGATGGGAACGCTGGGCGGGGGCAATCATTTTGTCGAGTTTTGCCTGGATTCGACCGGAGCTGTGTGGCTGATGCTGCACTCCGGGTCGCGGAACATCGGCAAGGAACTCGCCGAGTACCACATCGGCGAGGCGCAGAAGCTCCCGCACAACCAGGGGCTCGTCGACCGGGACCTGGCCGTCTTCGTCGCGGACACGCCGCAGATGGCCGCCTACCGGAACGAT harbors:
- a CDS encoding helix-turn-helix domain-containing protein; amino-acid sequence: MAAGTDDFAELVRGLKERSGLSYGALAKKLHVSTSTLHRYSNGDAVPTEFAPVERLGRLCGASRDELIRLHRSWILADEARRRGKATPAVQEPEPEPEPEPEADPEADPEADPETVITGESPRPAPGAPAPRSRKRLRMALAATAVVALAVPVAYAVGSPDERTGDNAAGTTTPPPVSVGISSYNWAGACGEFYALDQEPGQVPAPPAPQDTRGWARELGGVDGGQTELQLTVTGRTDEAVVLGAVRVRVVERGAPLDRDAYAMGDGCGSGLVPQTFDIDLDAPRPFAKPVAGIDGDGVVPAKDFPYKVSTSDPQVLNLHVHTEEHVAAWYLEVEWSSGERRGTVRVDDGGKPFRTSATEGKKTYSYHPGRGAWLS
- the argS gene encoding arginine--tRNA ligase encodes the protein MASVPSLASTVQQRLAEGLSAALPEAGSADPLLRRSDRADFQANGILALAKQLKGNPRELATKVVDGIPANDVLKEIEVSGPGFLNITVTDEAIIKTLAARAADDRLGVPLARNAGTTVIDYAQPNVAKEMHVGHLRSAVIGAAMVEILEFTGEKVVRRHHIGDWGTQFGMLIQYLMEHPHELDHKSEEEVSGEEAMSNLNRLYKASRALFDSDEEFKTRARARVVDLQAGDEQTLAMWQRFVDESKIYFYSVFDKLDMDIQDPDVVGESGYNDVLVETCRILEESGVAVRSEGALCVFFDDVKGPDGNPTPLIVQKSDGGFGYAATDLSAIRDRVRNLKATTLLYVVDARQSLHFKMVFETARRAGWLNDEVKAVQLAFGTVLGKDGKPFKTREGETVRLVDLLDEAIDRAASVVREKARDLTEDEIAERGAQVGIGAVKYADLSTSAARDYKFDLDQMVSLNGDTSVYLQYAYARIKSIFGKAGDRTPVAHPELELAPAERALGLHLDQFGETVAEAAAEYAPHKLAAYLYQLASLYTTFYDQCPVIKPEPPKEIAENRLFICDLTARTLHQGMALLGIRTPERL
- the hemB gene encoding porphobilinogen synthase; amino-acid sequence: MNSYGTFPGARPRRLRTTPAMRRMVAETRLSPADLILPAFVREGIGEPVPIAAMPGVVQHSRDTLRKAAVEALEAGVSGIMLFGVPQDEKKDAAGTAGTDPDGILQVAIRDVKAEVGDDLVIMSDLCLDEYTDHGHCGVLDENGRVDNDATLERYAEMAQVQADAGVHVVGPSGMMDGQVGVIRDALDTIGKEDVSILAYTAKYSSAFYGPFREAVASSLQGDRKTYQQDPANIRESLRELALDLEEGADMVMVKPAGPYLDVLAKVADAVDVPVAAYQISGEYAMVEAAAEKGWIDRDKAIFETLTGIRRAGAQMVLTYWATEVAQKLSRGV
- a CDS encoding DUF1876 domain-containing protein; the protein is MHTLVGWHIEMEFQEDGDRTRAAAMVRLGDGTEFRAQGNAHRHPSDPEQLRVGEEIAGARALMDLASQLLQKAHTEIDEVSGRTSRPIR
- a CDS encoding uroporphyrinogen-III synthase, with translation MSPTSPTTSPASPAFSGHGSVTFLGAGPGDPGLLTLRAVEALSGADVLIAEPEVLEVVRCHARAGVSTPELTVVDEASTTAGVPVLRDATNLVMEAARGGKRVVRAVTGDPGLDGNAGQEMLACAAEGIPFEVVPGVATAVGVPAYAGVPLRDAQGTDVRFVDARTADDRCWAEVGASDGTVVVSTSLDAVAAAAGELVAAGRKPDTPLTVTIGGTTTRQRTWTATLGTIAQVFKQGKVLPSPEGHRHVIAVVGERSAPAQRDQLAWFESKPLFGWRVLVPRTKEQAASLSDQLRSYGAVPHEVPTIAVEPPRTPQQMERAVKGLVTGRYEWIAFTSVNAVKAVREKFEEYGLDARAFAGIKVAAVGEQTAAALVDFGVKPDLVPSGEQSAAGLLEDWPPYDPVFDPIDRVFLPRADIATETLVAGLIELGWEVDDVTAYRTVRASPPPADTREAIKGGGFDAVLFTSSSTVRNLVGIAGKPHNVTVIACIGPATAKTAEEHGLRVDVLSPEPSVHKLAEALADFGLRRRAAALEAGDPVTRPSERRPGARRRRTT
- the lysS gene encoding lysine--tRNA ligase — encoded protein: MAQSSTETDWVSRFADEVIAESERRAPGKPVVVASGLSPSGPIHLGNLREVMTPHLVADEIRRRGYEVRHLISWDDYDRYRKVPNGVAGVDATWAEHIGKPLTSVPAPAGSPYANWAEHFKAAMVESLAELGVEYDPISQTEQYTAGAYREQILHAMKHRGDIDAILDQYRTKKAPKKQSQKPVDEAELEAEEGSGAASEDDGSGGAGGYFPYKPYCGQCEKDLTTVTSYDDETTELAYTCTDCGFSETVELSEFNRGKLVWKVDWPMRWAYEGVIFEPSGVDHSSPGSSFVVGGQIVREIFDGVQPIGPMYAFVGISGMAKMSSSKGGVPTPADALKIMEAPLLRWLYARRRPNQSFKIAFDQEIQRLYDEWDKLEAKVADGSVLPADAAAYARAARTAAGELPRTPRALPYRTLASVMDITAGHDEQTLRILTELDPENPVTSLDEVRPRLDRAENWITTQVPADQRTIVRDEPDTEILGSLDDQGRESLRMLLDGLDTHWSLDGLTTLVYGVPKVMAGLDPEAKPTPELKVAQRAFFALLYKLLVSRETGPRLPTLLLAVGAERVRKLLGA